One Micromonospora craniellae genomic region harbors:
- a CDS encoding DUF4233 domain-containing protein: MSEQTGAARPDDTSEPAAGGVAGAGQPDGGPGDATGASGDGPPGQRRSGLRDPQRAVRGLGAGTLALEALVLLLAIQPIRVVGGDLGGPALAAVVTLAVLAALLAGLMRRPWAWQAGTVLQGVLLLSGLLHWALFALGVIFALVWAYALHVRRVILG, translated from the coding sequence ATGAGCGAGCAGACGGGCGCGGCCCGGCCGGACGACACCTCCGAGCCCGCCGCCGGTGGCGTCGCCGGAGCGGGGCAGCCGGATGGCGGCCCCGGGGACGCTACCGGAGCGAGCGGCGACGGCCCGCCGGGGCAGCGTCGGTCCGGGCTGCGTGACCCGCAGCGGGCGGTACGCGGGCTCGGTGCGGGCACCCTCGCGCTGGAGGCGCTGGTGCTGCTGCTGGCGATCCAGCCGATCCGGGTCGTCGGCGGTGATCTCGGTGGCCCGGCGCTCGCGGCGGTGGTGACGCTGGCCGTGCTGGCGGCACTGCTGGCCGGGCTGATGCGCCGGCCCTGGGCGTGGCAGGCCGGCACCGTGTTGCAGGGGGTGCTGCTGCTGTCCGGGCTGCTGCACTGGGCGCTGTTCGCGCTGGGCGTCATCTTCGCGCTGGTGTGGGCGTACGCGTTGCACGTACGCCGGGTGATCCTGGGCTGA
- a CDS encoding VOC family protein: MANGGNRPIAPVRRLIAAVLGTVAAFVVLFGLGMTSWAIVALGVALLVLAIALATVRGGGRTWVVGAGHVHSASEPPTQYAFGRCELQLVIDAPGLPPRSKKIIEPRVPVSKWPSLGQTLPIRVALDDPRHVRVLWDEVPTHAEAGTADLPPEFADEFAGQVPPDEVLIGQEAPPWADRAPEDDFHDPLGDPLGGPLRDPLREDPIESVEPRDPVRMRQRPGGPVVLEGTVVEQSSDAPLPRRATPAPRTPAEERFAATAAGRLADPPPAPTDPLDPLDLPLDDPYPANGERTRSAPAGDEPIHAAATTPTTPSTAATRDTATTPSTATDARDFGGADDPPVDDRELDEAIFGFDPDAADPAAPISGVGITLLVTELPRSLEFYRDRLGFREVDRGNGNAVLSSGATRLVLREVTGAQPMNRRLVHVNLDVDDIQSAYERMRDSGVRFTYAPRVVNRGTKLEVWAAAFRDPDGHGIALTQWRERAEA, from the coding sequence GTGGCGAACGGCGGGAACCGACCCATCGCACCGGTACGCAGACTGATCGCGGCGGTGCTCGGCACTGTGGCCGCTTTCGTCGTGCTGTTCGGGCTGGGCATGACGAGCTGGGCCATCGTGGCGCTCGGTGTCGCCCTGTTGGTGCTGGCGATCGCGCTGGCCACCGTACGCGGCGGCGGGCGCACCTGGGTCGTCGGCGCCGGGCACGTGCACAGCGCCTCCGAACCACCCACCCAGTACGCCTTCGGCCGCTGCGAACTCCAGCTCGTGATCGACGCCCCCGGGCTCCCGCCCCGGTCCAAGAAGATCATCGAGCCTCGGGTACCGGTGTCCAAGTGGCCGTCGCTGGGCCAGACGCTGCCGATCCGGGTGGCGCTGGACGACCCGCGACACGTCCGGGTGCTCTGGGACGAGGTGCCCACCCACGCCGAGGCTGGCACCGCCGACCTGCCGCCCGAGTTCGCCGACGAGTTCGCCGGGCAGGTCCCGCCGGACGAGGTGCTGATCGGGCAGGAGGCCCCACCGTGGGCCGACCGGGCGCCGGAGGACGATTTCCACGACCCGCTGGGCGACCCGCTCGGCGGTCCGCTCCGCGACCCGCTCCGCGAGGACCCGATCGAGTCGGTCGAGCCCCGGGATCCGGTCCGGATGCGCCAACGCCCCGGCGGACCGGTCGTGCTGGAGGGCACCGTGGTCGAGCAGAGCAGCGACGCCCCGCTGCCCCGCCGCGCCACGCCCGCGCCGCGTACCCCCGCCGAGGAGCGGTTCGCCGCGACGGCCGCCGGGCGACTGGCCGACCCGCCGCCCGCCCCGACGGACCCCTTGGACCCGCTGGACCTGCCGCTGGACGACCCGTACCCGGCGAACGGCGAGCGCACCCGGTCGGCACCAGCCGGGGACGAGCCGATCCACGCCGCGGCGACCACTCCGACCACCCCGAGCACCGCGGCCACCCGCGACACGGCCACGACCCCGAGTACGGCGACCGACGCTCGGGACTTCGGCGGTGCCGACGATCCGCCGGTCGACGACCGGGAGTTGGACGAGGCGATCTTCGGTTTCGACCCGGACGCCGCCGACCCGGCCGCCCCGATCAGCGGCGTGGGCATCACCCTGCTCGTCACCGAGCTGCCCCGATCGCTGGAGTTCTATCGGGACCGGCTCGGCTTCCGCGAGGTCGACCGGGGCAACGGCAACGCGGTCCTCTCCTCCGGGGCGACCCGGCTGGTGCTGCGGGAGGTGACCGGCGCCCAGCCGATGAACCGGCGGCTGGTGCACGTCAACCTCGACGTCGACGACATCCAGTCGGCCTACGAACGGATGCGTGACTCGGGTGTCCGCTTCACCTACGCGCCCCGGGTGGTCAACCGGGGCACCAAGCTGGAGGTGTGGGCGGCGGCGTTCCGCGACCCGGACGGGCACGGCATCGCGCTGACCCAGTGGCGGGAACGCGCCGAGGCGTGA
- the ndk gene encoding nucleoside-diphosphate kinase, producing the protein MSSSSPDERTLVLIKPDAVRRGLVGEIVSRFERKGLRIDAMASRTMDAALADEHYAEHVDKAFYPPLKTFMTSGPLVALVLAGDQVIDVVRGLIGATDARKAAAGTIRGDLALSNRENLVHASDSPDSAKRELALWFPELG; encoded by the coding sequence GTGTCCAGCAGCAGCCCGGACGAGCGCACGCTCGTGCTGATCAAGCCCGACGCGGTCCGCCGTGGCCTGGTCGGCGAGATCGTCTCCCGTTTCGAGCGTAAGGGGCTGCGGATCGACGCGATGGCGTCCCGGACGATGGACGCCGCGCTGGCCGACGAGCACTATGCCGAGCACGTGGACAAGGCGTTCTACCCGCCGCTGAAGACGTTCATGACCAGCGGGCCGCTGGTCGCGCTGGTGCTCGCCGGTGACCAGGTGATCGACGTGGTGCGGGGCCTGATCGGCGCCACCGACGCGCGCAAGGCCGCCGCCGGCACCATTCGGGGCGACCTGGCGTTGTCCAACCGGGAGAACCTGGTGCACGCCTCCGACTCCCCGGACAGCGCCAAGCGTGAGCTGGCGCTCTGGTTCCCCGAGCTGGGCTGA
- the sigJ gene encoding RNA polymerase sigma factor SigJ, with protein sequence MEPDRGDLPQRSPVGRLSPTEAAEAAGALDAHRPMLLGLAYRLLGSRYDAEDVLQETYLRWARVDRSRVAEPRRYLSRVVTHLSMDRLRVRQATREAYVGQWLPEPVPTTPSPFGPLERAELRDSLSTALLHLLERLTPPERAVYVLHTAFELPYAEIAELLDRSAEDCRQLHHRAAARIGREQRRFTADRAEQERLLEAFIAAAGEGDLRRLTELVAADATAWSDGGGTVSAARNPISGADRVVRFLLGVRQKGWPLTVHRIDLNGQPAAVVVTAGGARYAVTLGTADGRITDIFLVANPDKLPWTA encoded by the coding sequence GTGGAACCGGATCGCGGTGACCTTCCGCAACGATCTCCCGTCGGACGACTGAGCCCGACCGAGGCGGCAGAGGCGGCCGGTGCGCTCGACGCGCACCGGCCGATGCTGCTGGGCCTGGCGTACCGGTTGCTGGGCAGCCGGTACGACGCCGAGGACGTGCTCCAGGAGACCTACCTGCGCTGGGCCCGCGTCGACCGGAGCCGGGTCGCCGAGCCACGCCGCTACCTGTCCCGGGTGGTCACCCACCTGTCGATGGACCGGCTGCGGGTCCGGCAGGCCACCCGGGAGGCGTACGTCGGGCAGTGGCTGCCGGAGCCGGTGCCGACGACACCGTCACCGTTCGGTCCGCTGGAACGCGCCGAACTGCGCGACTCGCTCTCCACCGCACTGCTGCACCTGCTGGAGCGGCTCACCCCACCGGAGCGCGCGGTCTACGTCCTGCACACCGCGTTCGAGCTGCCGTACGCCGAGATCGCCGAGCTGCTCGACCGGTCCGCCGAGGACTGCCGGCAGTTGCACCACCGGGCCGCCGCCCGGATCGGGCGCGAGCAGCGCCGGTTCACCGCCGACCGGGCGGAGCAGGAGCGGCTGCTGGAGGCGTTCATCGCCGCCGCCGGCGAGGGCGACCTGCGGAGGCTGACCGAGCTGGTGGCCGCCGACGCGACCGCGTGGAGCGACGGCGGCGGCACGGTGAGCGCCGCTCGCAACCCGATCAGCGGCGCGGACCGGGTGGTCCGGTTCCTGCTGGGCGTCCGCCAGAAGGGCTGGCCGCTCACCGTGCACCGCATCGACCTCAACGGTCAGCCGGCCGCCGTGGTCGTCACCGCCGGCGGCGCCCGGTACGCGGTCACGCTCGGCACCGCCGACGGTCGGATCACCGACATCTTCCTGGTGGCCAACCCGGACAAGTTGCCCTGGACGGCCTGA
- a CDS encoding carboxymuconolactone decarboxylase family protein, which yields MQRMNVAKVAPEAFGAVMGLEKYVRANVDHTVLELVKLRASILNGCAFCVDMHSQEALGAGESSRRLFAVAAWREAPFFDERERTALALTDAVTRLGEHGVPDDMWEDAAKVWPEKALADLVLAIATINVWNRIAVTFRNDLPSDD from the coding sequence ATGCAGCGGATGAACGTGGCCAAGGTGGCGCCGGAGGCGTTCGGCGCCGTGATGGGGCTGGAGAAGTACGTCCGGGCGAACGTGGACCACACCGTGCTGGAGCTGGTGAAGCTGCGCGCGTCGATCCTGAACGGCTGCGCGTTCTGCGTCGACATGCACAGCCAGGAGGCGCTCGGCGCGGGTGAGTCGAGCCGGCGGCTCTTCGCGGTGGCGGCCTGGCGTGAGGCACCCTTCTTCGACGAGCGGGAACGCACCGCGCTGGCGCTGACCGACGCGGTCACCCGGCTCGGCGAGCACGGGGTGCCCGACGACATGTGGGAGGACGCGGCGAAGGTCTGGCCGGAGAAGGCACTCGCCGACCTGGTCCTGGCGATTGCCACAATCAACGTGTGGAACCGGATCGCGGTGACCTTCCGCAACGATCTCCCGTCGGACGACTGA
- the ileS gene encoding isoleucine--tRNA ligase yields MAYPLHDPTATGVPASPDLPAVERRVLEHWTADKTFEASVEHRQSSGAGGGAADNEYVFYDGPPFANGLPHYGHLFTGYVKDVVPRYQTMRGRRVERRFGWDCHGLPAEVVAEKQLGITSKAEILDLGVARFNEACRSSVLEFTQDWERYVTRQARWVDFANDYKTLDLDYMESVMWAFKTLHDKGLIYEGFRVLAYCWRCETPLSNTETRMDDVYRDRHDPTLTVWFALTADESAPELLRGPVRLGVWTTTPWTLPSNLALAVGPDIEYAVLERNGERYVVGAARLGAYAKELEGYQQVGTVRGADLVGRRYTPLFDFLTAQAGPQAYQVLGAEFVTTEDGTGIVHLAPAFGEDDQNVCNAAGIPTIVTVDDHTRFTGLVPPYEGEQVFDVNKPVIRELKERGVVLRQDTYTHSYPHCWRCDTPLVYKAVSSWFVAVTTFKDRMVELNQEINWTPGHIKDGSFGKWLANARDWSISRNRFWGSPIPVWRSDDPNHPRVDVYGSLEEIERDFGVRLTDLHRPAVDELVRPNPDDPTGRSMMRRVPEVLDCWFESGSMPFAQMHYPFENRDWFEDHYPGDFIVEYIGQTRGWFYTMHVLATALFDRPAFRNCLSHGILLGSDGRKMSKSLRNYPDVYHVFDSYGSDAMRWMLMSSPVLRGGDMPVTESSVRDAVRQVLLPLWNVWYFFSLYANADGYAARRRTEATATGAGSLLDRYVLAKTNELVDTVGAQMDAYDISGACATVRSYLDALTNWYVRRSRDRFWAGDTYAFDTLWTVLETLCRVVAPLAPLTAEEIWRGLTGERSVHLTDWPRAEDFPVDHELVAAMDATRAVASAALSLRKAKGLRVRLPLARLTVASPSAEQLRPFADLVADEVNVKEVVFTDEVSAYCQQVLTVVPRALGPRVGKQVQQVIKAVKAGEWELVDGAPVAAGVTLAEGEYELRLVAADPEHSAPLPGGEGVVVLDTVVTPELAAEGLARDVVRVVQQARRDADLDVSDRIVVSVSASAAVRAAVSGYADFVAREVLADSVDFADVLDGFAGEVGEGEQVTVAVRRV; encoded by the coding sequence ATGGCCTATCCGTTGCACGACCCGACCGCCACCGGCGTCCCGGCCAGTCCGGACCTGCCCGCGGTCGAGCGCCGGGTGCTGGAGCACTGGACGGCCGACAAGACCTTCGAGGCCAGCGTCGAGCACCGGCAGTCGTCCGGTGCCGGTGGCGGTGCCGCCGACAACGAGTACGTCTTCTACGACGGGCCGCCGTTCGCCAACGGTCTGCCGCACTACGGCCACCTCTTCACCGGGTACGTCAAGGACGTGGTGCCGCGCTACCAGACCATGCGCGGCCGGCGGGTGGAGCGGCGGTTCGGCTGGGACTGTCACGGCCTGCCCGCCGAGGTGGTGGCCGAGAAGCAGCTCGGCATCACCAGCAAGGCGGAGATCCTCGACCTGGGCGTGGCCCGGTTCAACGAGGCGTGCCGGTCCTCGGTGCTGGAGTTCACCCAGGACTGGGAGCGGTACGTCACCCGGCAGGCCCGCTGGGTCGACTTCGCCAACGACTACAAGACGCTCGACCTGGACTACATGGAAAGCGTCATGTGGGCCTTCAAGACCCTGCACGACAAGGGTCTGATCTACGAGGGCTTCCGGGTGCTGGCGTACTGCTGGCGGTGTGAGACGCCGCTGTCGAACACCGAGACCCGGATGGACGACGTCTACCGGGACCGGCACGACCCCACGTTGACCGTGTGGTTCGCGCTGACCGCCGACGAGTCCGCGCCGGAACTGCTCCGGGGGCCGGTGAGGCTGGGCGTGTGGACCACCACGCCGTGGACGCTGCCGTCGAACCTGGCGCTGGCCGTCGGGCCGGACATCGAGTACGCGGTGCTGGAACGCAACGGCGAGCGCTACGTCGTCGGCGCCGCCCGGCTCGGGGCGTACGCCAAGGAGCTGGAGGGATACCAGCAGGTCGGCACGGTACGCGGCGCCGACCTGGTCGGGCGGCGGTACACCCCGCTGTTCGACTTCCTCACCGCGCAGGCCGGACCGCAGGCGTACCAGGTGCTCGGCGCGGAGTTCGTGACCACCGAGGACGGCACCGGGATCGTGCACCTCGCCCCGGCCTTCGGCGAGGACGACCAGAACGTCTGCAACGCGGCCGGCATCCCGACCATCGTCACCGTGGACGACCACACCCGGTTCACCGGGCTGGTCCCGCCGTACGAGGGCGAGCAGGTCTTCGACGTCAACAAGCCGGTGATCCGGGAGCTCAAGGAGCGGGGGGTGGTGCTGCGGCAGGACACCTACACCCACTCGTACCCGCACTGCTGGCGCTGCGACACCCCGCTGGTCTACAAGGCGGTGTCGTCGTGGTTCGTCGCGGTGACGACGTTCAAGGACCGGATGGTCGAGCTGAACCAGGAGATCAACTGGACTCCGGGGCACATCAAGGACGGCTCGTTCGGCAAGTGGCTGGCCAACGCCCGGGACTGGTCCATCAGCCGGAACCGGTTCTGGGGCTCACCCATCCCGGTCTGGCGCTCGGACGACCCGAACCACCCCCGTGTGGACGTGTACGGGTCGCTGGAGGAGATTGAGCGGGACTTCGGCGTACGCCTGACCGACCTGCACCGGCCGGCGGTGGACGAGCTGGTCCGCCCCAACCCGGACGACCCGACGGGCAGATCCATGATGCGCCGCGTGCCGGAGGTGCTGGACTGCTGGTTCGAGTCCGGCTCGATGCCGTTCGCCCAAATGCACTACCCGTTCGAGAACCGCGACTGGTTCGAGGACCACTACCCGGGTGACTTCATCGTCGAGTACATCGGGCAGACCCGGGGCTGGTTCTACACCATGCACGTGCTGGCCACCGCGCTGTTCGACCGGCCGGCATTCCGCAACTGCCTCAGCCACGGCATCCTGCTCGGCTCGGACGGGCGCAAGATGTCCAAGAGCCTGCGCAACTACCCGGACGTCTACCACGTCTTCGACTCGTACGGGTCGGACGCGATGCGCTGGATGCTGATGTCGTCGCCGGTGCTGCGGGGCGGGGACATGCCGGTCACCGAGTCGAGCGTGCGCGACGCCGTGCGGCAGGTGTTGCTGCCGCTCTGGAACGTCTGGTACTTCTTCTCGCTGTACGCCAACGCGGACGGGTACGCCGCGCGGCGCAGGACCGAGGCCACCGCGACCGGTGCCGGCAGCCTGCTCGACCGGTACGTGCTGGCCAAGACCAACGAGCTGGTCGACACGGTCGGCGCGCAGATGGACGCGTACGACATCTCCGGGGCCTGCGCCACCGTCCGGTCCTACCTGGACGCGTTGACCAACTGGTACGTGCGTCGCTCGCGGGACCGGTTCTGGGCGGGTGACACCTATGCCTTCGACACGCTCTGGACGGTGCTGGAGACGCTGTGCCGGGTGGTGGCGCCACTGGCGCCGCTGACCGCCGAGGAGATCTGGCGCGGGCTGACCGGCGAGCGGTCGGTGCACCTGACCGACTGGCCGCGCGCCGAGGACTTCCCGGTCGACCACGAGCTGGTGGCCGCGATGGACGCCACCCGGGCGGTCGCCTCGGCGGCGCTGTCGCTGCGCAAGGCCAAGGGCCTGCGGGTGCGGCTGCCGCTGGCGCGGCTGACCGTGGCCAGCCCGTCGGCCGAGCAGCTGCGGCCCTTCGCCGACCTGGTCGCCGACGAGGTCAACGTGAAGGAGGTCGTCTTCACCGACGAGGTGTCGGCGTACTGCCAGCAGGTGCTCACCGTGGTGCCCCGGGCGCTCGGGCCCCGGGTCGGCAAGCAGGTGCAGCAGGTGATCAAGGCGGTCAAGGCGGGGGAGTGGGAGTTGGTCGACGGCGCCCCGGTCGCCGCCGGGGTCACCCTGGCGGAGGGCGAGTACGAGCTGCGGCTGGTCGCGGCCGACCCCGAGCACTCCGCGCCGCTGCCCGGTGGCGAGGGAGTGGTGGTGCTGGACACCGTGGTCACCCCCGAGCTGGCCGCCGAAGGGCTGGCCCGGGACGTCGTCCGGGTGGTCCAGCAGGCCCGCCGCGACGCAGACCTGGACGTCTCCGACCGGATCGTGGTGTCGGTGTCGGCTTCGGCGGCGGTGCGCGCGGCGGTGTCCGGATACGCCGATTTCGTGGCCCGTGAGGTGCTGGCCGACAGCGTCGACTTCGCCGACGTGCTGGACGGCTTTGCCGGTGAGGTCGGCGAGGGCGAGCAGGTGACGGTCGCGGTGCGTCGAGTGTGA
- a CDS encoding lysophospholipid acyltransferase family protein: MPLLYTIGRYTVAPALRLAFRPTVEGLEHIPATGGAIFAGNHLSVADELFLGTVVPRHLAFWAKSDYYKGTGAKGALHRFVLNGLGAIPVERAGGRAALTAFDAAIPALKGGDLVAIYPEGTRSPDGRLYRGRTGTARLALAAGVPIIPVGMIGTDKVQPIGARMPRPSGAKITVRFGKPLDFTGRSADRTSLREMTDELMAEIQKLTGQEYVPRYAPPRAKPPTPHESTSNESTPGGPGADGSTAG; this comes from the coding sequence GTGCCGCTGCTCTACACCATCGGCAGGTACACCGTGGCCCCGGCGCTGCGGCTGGCCTTCCGCCCGACCGTGGAGGGGCTGGAGCACATCCCGGCGACCGGCGGCGCGATCTTCGCGGGTAACCACCTGTCCGTGGCCGACGAGTTGTTCCTCGGCACGGTGGTGCCACGGCACCTGGCCTTCTGGGCCAAGTCGGACTACTACAAGGGCACCGGGGCGAAGGGCGCGCTCCACCGGTTCGTGCTCAACGGCCTGGGTGCCATCCCGGTGGAGCGGGCCGGCGGGCGGGCGGCGCTGACCGCCTTCGACGCGGCCATCCCCGCCCTCAAAGGCGGCGACCTGGTCGCCATCTATCCTGAGGGGACCCGTTCGCCGGACGGCCGGCTCTATCGGGGACGCACCGGCACCGCACGGCTGGCGCTGGCCGCCGGTGTCCCGATCATCCCGGTGGGCATGATCGGCACCGACAAGGTGCAGCCGATCGGGGCCCGGATGCCCCGACCCAGCGGCGCGAAGATCACCGTGCGGTTCGGTAAGCCGCTGGACTTCACCGGCCGCTCGGCGGACCGGACGTCGCTGCGGGAGATGACCGACGAGCTGATGGCCGAGATCCAGAAGCTGACCGGCCAGGAGTACGTCCCGCGCTACGCCCCGCCCCGAGCGAAGCCGCCGACCCCGCACGAGTCGACCTCGAACGAGTCGACGCCGGGCGGGCCGGGTGCCGACGGGTCGACCGCCGGCTGA
- a CDS encoding TIGR03960 family B12-binding radical SAM protein, translated as MSVPSSTPRPVAANSVWPRLEPLLPQVTKPIQYVGGELGAVVKDWDSATVRWALMYPDAYEVGLPNQGVQILYEVLNELPDTLAERTYAVWPDLERLMRTHEVPQFTVDAHRPVGDFDLFGVSFATELGYTNLLTAIDLAGIPLLAADRTDADPVIVAGGHAAFNPEPIADFVDAAVLGDGEEAVLEITAIVREWKAEGSPGGRNELLLRLARTESVYVPRFYDVDYLPDGRIQRVVPNRADVPFRVHKRTTMDLDAWPYPRKPLVPLAETVHERYAVEIFRGCTRGCRFCQAGMITRPVRERSITTVGQMVQQGLEFSGFHEVGLLSLSSADHSEIGDMCSGLAEQYQGTNVSLSLPSTRVDAFNIELAQELSRNGRRTGLTFAPEGGSERIRKVINKMVSKDDLIRTVVTAYTNGWRQVKLYFMCGLPTETDDDVLEIADMAHEVIRAGRAATGSKDIRCTVSIGGFVPKPHTPFQWASMQRPEVIDHRLKLLKQAINADRSLGRAIGFRYHDGEPSLIEGLLSRGDRRVGAVIRRVWENGGRFDGWSEHFSYQRWVEAATEVLPGFGVDLDWYTTREREELEVLPWDHLDSGLDKDWLWQDWQDSLSEYEQDDCRWTPCFDCGVCPSMDTEIQIGPTGRKLLPLTPVNGLKLPTGAQQ; from the coding sequence ATGAGCGTCCCGTCCAGCACTCCGCGTCCCGTTGCGGCCAACTCCGTCTGGCCCCGGCTGGAGCCGCTGCTGCCCCAGGTGACCAAGCCCATCCAGTACGTCGGTGGCGAACTGGGTGCGGTGGTCAAGGACTGGGACTCCGCGACCGTGCGCTGGGCGTTGATGTACCCGGACGCGTACGAGGTGGGCCTGCCCAATCAGGGCGTGCAGATTCTCTACGAGGTGCTCAACGAGCTCCCCGACACGCTCGCCGAGCGGACGTACGCGGTCTGGCCGGACCTGGAACGGCTGATGCGCACCCACGAGGTGCCGCAGTTCACCGTCGACGCGCACCGTCCGGTCGGTGACTTCGACCTGTTCGGCGTGTCCTTCGCCACCGAGCTGGGCTACACCAACCTGCTCACCGCGATCGACCTGGCCGGCATCCCGCTGCTCGCCGCCGACCGGACCGATGCCGACCCGGTGATCGTGGCCGGCGGGCACGCCGCCTTCAACCCGGAGCCCATCGCCGACTTCGTCGACGCCGCCGTACTCGGCGACGGCGAGGAGGCGGTCCTGGAGATCACCGCGATCGTCCGGGAGTGGAAGGCGGAGGGTTCGCCCGGTGGTCGGAACGAGCTGCTGCTGCGGCTGGCCCGCACCGAGAGCGTCTACGTGCCGCGCTTCTACGACGTGGACTACCTGCCCGACGGTCGCATCCAGCGGGTCGTGCCGAACCGGGCGGACGTGCCGTTCCGGGTGCACAAGCGCACCACGATGGACCTGGACGCCTGGCCGTACCCGCGCAAGCCGCTGGTCCCGCTCGCCGAGACGGTGCACGAGCGGTACGCGGTGGAAATCTTCCGTGGCTGCACCCGGGGCTGCCGGTTCTGCCAGGCGGGCATGATCACGCGCCCGGTGCGGGAGCGGTCCATCACCACCGTGGGGCAGATGGTGCAGCAGGGGCTGGAGTTCTCCGGCTTCCACGAGGTGGGTCTGCTGTCCCTGTCGTCCGCCGACCACTCCGAGATCGGCGACATGTGCTCCGGCCTCGCCGAGCAGTACCAGGGCACCAACGTCTCGCTGTCGCTGCCGTCGACCCGGGTGGACGCCTTCAACATCGAGCTGGCCCAGGAACTGTCCCGCAACGGCCGGCGGACCGGACTGACCTTCGCCCCGGAGGGCGGGTCGGAGCGGATCCGCAAGGTGATCAACAAGATGGTGTCGAAGGACGACCTCATCCGCACCGTGGTCACCGCGTACACCAACGGCTGGCGGCAGGTGAAGCTCTACTTCATGTGCGGCCTGCCCACCGAGACCGACGACGACGTCCTTGAGATCGCGGACATGGCCCACGAGGTCATCCGGGCCGGTCGGGCCGCCACCGGCTCGAAGGACATCCGCTGCACCGTGTCCATCGGCGGGTTCGTGCCGAAGCCGCACACCCCGTTCCAGTGGGCGTCGATGCAGCGTCCGGAGGTCATCGATCACCGGCTGAAGCTGCTCAAGCAGGCGATCAACGCGGACCGCTCGTTGGGTCGGGCGATCGGCTTCCGCTATCACGACGGCGAGCCATCGCTGATCGAGGGCCTGCTGTCCCGGGGTGACCGCCGGGTCGGCGCGGTGATCCGCCGGGTGTGGGAGAACGGCGGCCGGTTCGACGGCTGGAGCGAGCACTTCTCGTACCAGCGCTGGGTGGAGGCCGCCACCGAGGTGCTGCCCGGGTTCGGGGTGGACCTCGACTGGTACACCACCCGCGAGCGGGAGGAGCTGGAGGTCCTGCCCTGGGACCACCTGGACTCCGGCCTGGACAAGGACTGGCTCTGGCAGGACTGGCAGGATTCCCTGAGCGAGTACGAGCAGGACGACTGTCGCTGGACGCCCTGCTTCGACTGCGGTGTCTGCCCGTCCATGGACACCGAGATCCAGATCGGTCCGACCGGCCGGAAGTTGCTCCCGTTGACCCCGGTCAACGGTCTGAAGCTGCCCACCGGCGCGCAACAGTGA